One Cicer arietinum cultivar CDC Frontier isolate Library 1 chromosome 8, Cicar.CDCFrontier_v2.0, whole genome shotgun sequence DNA segment encodes these proteins:
- the LOC101490239 gene encoding uncharacterized protein yields MVLWEITLGTAYFLGLKRTYKLALRIQRKIVTPKYPKIRQFLHRRTRAVFDAAIKVHRNIQERDIEVGRNIGNFILRCLDRMKPSAQIRGPPQLPVGGGSSRESMTKHATGTSNHKPPGHSGLLKKDSDRRLFTSSTPKPFPTISRTTRPPNPAGTTTHGRHLSTYSPEVLRQNYRVSWSGSVVRKDIMHWMLQN; encoded by the exons ATGGTGCTGTGGGAGATAACACTTGGAACTGCGTATTTCTTAGGTCTGAAACGAACCTACAAACTTGCTCTTAGGATTCAGCGTAAGATCGTAACCCCTAAGTACCCTAAGATCCGTCAATTTCTTCACAG ACGAACCCGTGCTGTATTTGATGCAGCAATAAAGGTTCATCGGAACATTCAAGAAAGAGACATAGAAGTGGGTAGGAATATTGGAAACTTCATTTTGCGATGTCTAGATCGAATGAAGCCCTCAGCTCAAATTCGTGGTCCTCCTCAACTGCCCGTTGGTGGTGGTAGCTCAAGAGAGAGCATGACAAAGCATGCAACCGGCACTTCCAACCACAAGCCTCCCGGTCATTCTGGATTATTGAAGAAGGACTCTGATAGACGCTTGTTTACCTCATCCACGCCAAAGCCATTTCCTACCATTTCAAGGACGACGAGACCACCAAATCCTGCTGGGACTACAACCCATGGCAGGCACCTCAGTACCTATAGCCCTGAGGTCCTTAGACAAAACTACAGAGTGAGTTGGTCAGGGAGTGTTGTGAGGAAGGACATCATGCATTGGATGTTGCAAAACTAA
- the LOC101489373 gene encoding inactive poly [ADP-ribose] polymerase RCD1-like isoform X2 — protein sequence MEAKPTKELDTASLNLKRKRATRCVAHLTGASVPTNTVIKQIRLGGDERKLTDSGPCTSRSFVRYYLNFKKSGKPRRLMLHKNGEWLDFPNDVIDLVKKDFEIKKAAVEIVLNGQELVLDFLHMYLVDLKTGLQQPIAWIDEEGCCFFPDVYAGSDEEPNLGDQEGGESHSTCQSNVIKLHLAIAINGDDEHKLREYSGESHAVAKGVEVDGSTNKVGSENVGAAIKQKQDGDLDAYTESLYGKLDLDSVQKMFLTGMTTLGITEIDIVEIYRSSGMAIQARLELFQKQTEITKGIQGDANVRYAWLPCSKEELSTMMEYGLGHGGLSASKQIYGVGVHLTPITCPYVCAPFSDVDENGVKHLVLCRVIMGNMELLRLGSDQFHPSGCEYDNGVDDIESPNYYVVWNMNMNTHIYPEFVVSFKAPLDAEGKS from the exons ATGGAAGCAAAACCCACAAAGGAATTAGATACAGCTTCACTCAATCTGAAGCGGAAGCGGGCTACCCGATGTGTCGCCCATCTAACCGGAGCTTCGGTACCCACAAACACAGTGATCAAGCAAATCAGATTGGGTGGTGATGAAAGAAAACTGACTGACTCTGGCCCTTGTACTTCAAGGTCCTTCGTTAGATATTATTTGAACTTTAAAAAAAGTGGGAAGCCTCGACGTTTGATGCTCCATAAGAACGGCGAATGGTTGGACTTTCCCAACGATGTTATTGACTTGGTAAAGAAAGATTTTGAAATCAAGAAGGCAGCCGTGGAGATAGTGTTAAATGGCCAGGAACTTGTGCTTGATTTTTTACACATGTATCTGGTGGACCTGAAAACAGGTTTGCAACAACCCATTGCTTGGATTGATGAGGAGGGGTGCTGCTTTTTCCCCGATGTCTATGCTGGTTCTGATGAAGAACCCAATTTAGGCGACCAGGAGGGTGGAGAAAGTCATTCTACGTGTCAAtcaaatgtaataaaattacatttagCCATTGCAATCAATGGGGATGATGAACACAAGCTGAGGGAGTATAGTGGGGAGTCCCATGCTGTAGCTAAGGGTGTAGAAGTTGATGGTAGCACTAACAAAGTGGGAAGTGAAAATGTTGGTGCAGCTATTAAGCAAAAGCAAGATGGAGATTTAGATGCATATACTGAATCTCTGTATGGAAAGCTGGATTTGGATTCTGTACAGAAGATGTTTCTTACAGGAATGACTACTTTGGGCATTACTGAGATTGACATAGTTGAGATTTACCGCAGCTCAGGTATGGCAATCCAAGCGCGATTGGAGTTATTCCAGAAGCAAACTGAAATCACGAAAGGAATTCAGGGAGATGCTAATGTTCGATATGCTTGGCTTCCTTGTTCTAAAGAGGAACTGTCAACAATGATGGAGTATGGGCTTGGTCACGGTGGACTATCTGCATCCAAGCAGATATACGGCGTTGGTGTTCATCTGACACCTATTACCTGTCCTTATGTCTG TGCACCTTTTTCCGATGTTGATGAAAATGGGGTTAAGCACTTGGTCCTATGTCGTGTCATAATGGGGAATATGGAGCTTCTTCGCCTTGGCAGTGATCAGTTTCATCCCAGTGGTTGTGAATATGATAATGGGGTGGACGACATTGAATCCCCAAACTACTATGTGGTTTGGAATATGAATATGAACACTCACATCTATCCAGAATTTGTGGTTAGTTTCAAGGCCCCTCTGGATGCGGAAG
- the LOC101489901 gene encoding plastoglobulin-1, chloroplastic: MALLSSTSRAPLVFPQNPKPLSLSSLHFRISLSPRSPRFPTLRFISAVGDTGDADKPSAKITDEWGEKSEPEPEQSTSSKLPDSDPSKDDDEWEEGKGDDAGGYIDAGNGTPISATEASTEEGVNETLEGLKRALVDTVYGTELGFRAGSEVRAEVTELVTQLEAVNPTPAPVDELDLLSGNWVLLYTASSELLPLLAAGSLPLLKVDKITQTIDIDSFTIINSTTLSSPFASLSFSASASFEVRSPARVQVTFKEGSLQPPEIKSRIDLPGNIDIFGQKLSLGPLQQSLGPLENVVANISRAISGQPPLKIPIPGERTSSWLLTTYLDKDLRISRGDGGLFVLAREGSPLLDQ; this comes from the exons ATGGCTCTACTCTCTTCAACTTCACGCGCTCCTCTCGTCTTCCctcaaaaccctaaacctctttctctctcttctcttcACTTTCGAATCTCTCTCTCTCCTCGCTCTCCCAGATTCCCTACTCTTCGCTTCATCTCCGCCGTCGGCGACACCGGAGACGCCGATAAACCATCCGCCAAGATCACCGACGAGTGGGGCGAGAAATCCGAACCCGAACCCGAACAGTCCACATCCTCTAAGCTTCCAGATTCGGATCCTTCCAAGGATGATGATGAATGGGAAGAAGGAAAGGGAGATGATGCCGGTGGATATATCGACGCCGGGAATGGAACTCCGATATCTGCTACTGAAGCTTCGACGGAGGAGGGAGTGAATGAAACGCTGGAGGGGCTGAAGCGTGCTCTTGTTGACACTGTCTATGGGACTGAGCTTGGCTTCCGAGCCGGGTCAGAGGTTCGAGCTGAGGTGACCGAGTTGGTGACTCAGTTGGAAGCTGTGAATCCCACACCTGCTCCGGTGGATGAACTTGACCTTCTGAGTGGAAATTGGGTGTTGCT GTACACAGCATCTTCCGAACTGTTGCCTCTTTTAGCAGCAGGATCATTACCTTTGTTGAAAGTGGATAAAATAACGCAAACAATTGATATTGATAGCTTCACAATTATAAACTCCACAACATTGTCTAGCCCATTTGCCTCATTGTCTTTCAGCGCATCTGCCTCATTTGAAGTTCGAAGCCCTGCAAGAGTACAG GTTACATTCAAAGAAGGATCACTACAACCTCCAGAGATAAAGTCTAGAATTGACTTACCAGGAAACATAGACATTTTTGGCCAAAAGCTTAGCCTAGGGCCTCTGCAACAATCTCTCGGTCCTCTGGAGAATGTGGTGGCAAACATATCACGTGCAATTTCAGGTCAGCCACCTCTTAAGATTCCCATACCGGGTGAGAGGACAAGTTCATGGCTTCTTACCACATATCTTGATAAGGATTTGCGAATATCAAGGGGAGATGGCGGTCTGTTTGTCCTTGCAAGAGAAGGGAGTCCCCTTCTTGATCAGTAG
- the LOC101490557 gene encoding uncharacterized protein: MHRQSLGSPSSKLHLHLHAVVNEETLIADEPPKPHRLSSSPPTPHKFIHLIPILTLLCFFVLYLFSHTPSPSDLNHFTGFNHHLAAEISGEIGVHYADAKRSDVLAIRSLQQIPKSRLHRKLADF; the protein is encoded by the exons ATGCACAGACAATCTCTAGGCTCACCTTCTTCCAAGCTCCATCTCCATCTTCATGCCGTCGTCAACGAAGAAACTCTCATCGCCGACGAACCACCGAAACCTCACCGTCTATCTTCGTCACCTCCTACACCGCACAAGTTCATTCACCTCATTCCGATTCTAACTCTTCTTTGCTTCTTCGTTCTCTACCTCTTCTCTCACACTCCCTCGCCTTCAGACCTAAATCATTTCACTGGATTCAATCATCATTTAG CGGCGGAGATTAGTGGTGAGATTGGAGTACATTACGCTGATGCGAAAAGAAGCGATGTGTTGGCGATTCGAAGTTTGCAACAGATACCGAAATCTCGTCTTCATAGAAAACTCGCAGATTTTTAA